Genomic window (Williamwhitmania sp.):
CCAACACGCTAGCTATCACCACTCCCTTCAAGTCCTTTATCCCATTTTTATCGGCATAGTCTTGGGTTAACTCTTCTATTCGAACTCCGAGCACTGCACGTTGCACGGCACCATATTGCTTTAGGTCGTCAACAACTTTTTTCACAATGGAAACCGGAATAGCAAAAGAGTATCCAGTATAGGTGCCAGTTCGAGAAGCAATTGCCGTATTAATTCCAACAAGCTCACCCTTGGTATTGACCAATGCACCACCACTATTGCCAGGATTTACAGCAGCATCCGTTTGGATGAACGACTCAATGCTGTTTTGATCGCCTTGCCCAGCCAACAAGTTTAGATTTCGCGCCTTTGCGCTTACAATGCCTGCTGTAACAGTGGAGGTTAGGTTAAATGGATTGCCAACGGCTAAAACCCACTGCCCCAAACGGAGATCATCGGAATTACCGAAGGTGAGAAACGGTAAATTTTTCGCATCAATCTTGAGTAAGGCAACATCGGTGCTTGGGTCTGTCCCAACTACCTTGGCTTTAAAGGTTCGCCTATCATTGAGGGTTACCTCAATACTGCTAGCCCTATCAATAACATGGTTGTTAGTTACAATATAACCATCGCTCGAAATAATTACGCCACTACCTGAAGCCATCTCTGGTTGCATTTGAATTTGACCTGGGGCTCCAAAGAAAAAATCAAAAAGGGGATTCCCAGAATAGGAATTATTGACATCCCTCGTATACATAGTTTTTACGTGAACTACTGCATGTACAGTATTTTCTGCGGCGTAGGTGAAGTCGGACGGTCCTTGCATAGGGTCCAAACTCACCAGGTGCATCTGTTCAGAATTGTTTGGCGAGGCAAATGTTACCTCAGGTGAAAAGTGCCGAGAAAAGAAATAGGAAGAAACAATTCCTGAAACGGCTGCTGCCAAAACTGACAAAATGATTACATTCCTCTTCATAATTTCATTTTTTTACTTTTAGAATTAAACCCAAAATTGATGCCTAAGTTTCACAACAAGCTGATCCTTAACATACTTTAACGCATTCTCAATTAGATGGAAGAGTTGTCAGTTTTTTATAATTTTGCAAAAACAGTTCTGCATGAAACTCCCTTTCGTAAAATATCATGGCGCAGGCAACGATTTTATAATTGTTGACAACACGAGTGGTACAATACAACTTTCGAATAGCCAAATAGCATCACTATGTCACCGTCGGTTTGGTATTGGTGCTGATGGATTAATGCTCATAGAGAAATCGCCGGAGGCTCCATTTTACATGCGCTACTTTAATAGCGATGGAAACGAATCGACCATGTGCGGCAATGGAGGAAGATGCATTTCACATTACGCCTCAGCCCTCAAAATTGTGGGTGACAACATTTCATTTCTTGGTATTGATGGCATGCACCATGCCGAAATTTTGGCCGACGGAAGGATTAAGCTAAAAATGAAAGATGTAGAAAAGGCGTCAATAAACGACGGCTACACCTTTCTCGAAACTGGATCGCCACACCATGTTATTTTTGCCACTAAGGTCAAGGATTTAGACGTTTACTCCGAAGGCAAGGCCATCCGGCATTCGCCGCTCTACCCAGATGGAACCAATGTTGACTTTGTAGAGGTAATTTCAACCGACCACCTATTTGTGCGCACATTTGAACGCGGAGTGGAGGATGAAACCTTATCGTGCGGTACAGGGGTTGTAGCCTCATCCATTGCAAGTTTTGCAAACGGCAACTCATCAACTCATTACCATATTGACACGCTTGGAGGAGAACTCGAAGTAACCTTCCGTCATCAAAAAGGAGAATTTTTCGAGGTTTA
Coding sequences:
- the dapF gene encoding diaminopimelate epimerase, whose protein sequence is MKLPFVKYHGAGNDFIIVDNTSGTIQLSNSQIASLCHRRFGIGADGLMLIEKSPEAPFYMRYFNSDGNESTMCGNGGRCISHYASALKIVGDNISFLGIDGMHHAEILADGRIKLKMKDVEKASINDGYTFLETGSPHHVIFATKVKDLDVYSEGKAIRHSPLYPDGTNVDFVEVISTDHLFVRTFERGVEDETLSCGTGVVASSIASFANGNSSTHYHIDTLGGELEVTFRHQKGEFFEVYLTGPVKFVFEGKLDIV
- a CDS encoding Do family serine endopeptidase encodes the protein MKRNVIILSVLAAAVSGIVSSYFFSRHFSPEVTFASPNNSEQMHLVSLDPMQGPSDFTYAAENTVHAVVHVKTMYTRDVNNSYSGNPLFDFFFGAPGQIQMQPEMASGSGVIISSDGYIVTNNHVIDRASSIEVTLNDRRTFKAKVVGTDPSTDVALLKIDAKNLPFLTFGNSDDLRLGQWVLAVGNPFNLTSTVTAGIVSAKARNLNLLAGQGDQNSIESFIQTDAAVNPGNSGGALVNTKGELVGINTAIASRTGTYTGYSFAIPVSIVKKVVDDLKQYGAVQRAVLGVRIEELTQDYADKNGIKDLKGVVIASVLDSGAAKAAGIKSGDVILSVNGTEVNSPSELQEQISTYHPKEEVDVIVSRDNKQKHFKVVLRNRDGSTGVVKPGDMNTILGAKLQTASSDLLKKLGIRNGVQIVSLSDGKFKQQGIKEGFIITQIDRNAVYEPDDVGRILSNTSGGVLIEGVYPNGIVAYYAIGM